The genomic stretch ATTTCGCGGTCCTGTTCGGCTTTGCTGCCTCGGTCTTGGCGCTAGCCGGCGGCTTCTCGGTCAACATCTCACAGCTTTACAACGCCAGATCGAGCCTGCAGGGCGTGGTCGACGCGGCGGTGACGTCGACAGCGCGCGACCTGACGACCGGGGTCATCAAGGAAGCCGATGCCAACAAGGCAGTGCAGAACTTTCTCGTGGCCAACAGCACGGCGGGCATTCTGCAGCCCGACCAGATCGTGCTCGACAATCTGATCGTCGACAAGATCGCCAAAACGGTGGAGGCGGACGTCCATGTCGATGTGGCCTTGTTCTTCCCGATCTTTGGGATGGGCGACACGAAGCGCGTGACTGCTTCGACGACATCGCTTTACTCCGACAAGACCATCGAAGTGGCGATGATGCTCGATGTGACCGGATCGATGGCCGGTCAGAAGATCAAGGACCTGAAGACCGCAGCGGCCAATGCGGTGGACAGTTTCCTGGGCAGCCAGGATCCGAACAAGCCACGGGTGCGCGTTTCGATCGTGCCGTATGCCAATTCGGTCAATACCGGTCAGCTTGCCGCCAGCAGCGTTTACGTCGAAACCAACGCCAGCCAGCGCAAGCAAGCGCCCGGCAATGCAAGCGCCCAACTTGCTTCAGCGTCGCCGAGACCCGACAATTGCGCCACCGAACGCAAGGGTGCCGACCAATATTCGGAGGCGGGTCCCGACTCCAGCATGGTCAATCGCGACTATCTGTTGTCGAGCTTTGCCGCAAACACACGCACTGCGGCTTGCCCGGTCGCAGCGCTGGTGCCTTTGACGGCCGACGCAGCCACGCTCAAGAATGTCATCAAGGATCTTGTCGCTTCAGGCGGCACCGCCGGCCATATCGGCGTCCAATGGACCTGGTACATGCTCTCGGAAAGCTGGGGAAGCGTGCTCAATGCGTCGCAGCGGCCTGCAAAGGCCGATCCGAAGAAAGTTGGCAAGTATGCGATCCTGATGACGGACGGCGAATTCAACCTGTCCTATTTCGACGCCACCAGCGTTAACGAGGTTTACAATGATGCCGGCAAGGAAACGACCCGCACGGCGGCGACAAAACTCTGTGCCGCCATGCGCGACAAGGGCATAGAGATATTCACGATCGGCTTCAAACTCGACGAAGCCAACGCAGCCACGACACTACAGACCTGTGCCAGCCCAGATACGGGTTCGGTCAAGCACTTTTACCAGGCCGCCGACGGCGTCGAATTGGATACGGCCTTTCAGACGATCGCCCGCAACATCGAAACCCTCGCGTTGACGAAGTAGGGCTTGGCGCAAAAGGAAAAGGCCGCCGCTTCTTTCGAAGCCGGCGGCCTTCCGTGTTTCCGTCCATGGCGCGGCCTGTGGCAGCGACCTGTGGGTCACCCGCCGCGCATCTCGCGCCTTAACGGGAAGACTGCTTCCCGAAAGTGCAATCCGCTGAGGCCACGTTCTGGAAAACGAAATCACTCGACATCGGATCACCTCCTTTCGATTTGTTGAACACACACTCATGATGGGGTGCGTCGCAGCAAATGACAAGTGCCATGCTGAAAAAGGCGCCTTGTCGGAAAAATGCGTCTAGCCTGATCCCGTGCTTCGGCTTGCGATCCACGGCTCAAACGGACAAGATTGCGCATCGGGCCGTGGGGGAACGAGCATGGATGCCACCGAAAGAGCTGCGCGCATCGTTCGAACGGTGATCGAGGCGCTGAAGCCGGGCTTTGCCGTCAGGCTGTGGACCGGGGAACGGATCGGTCCCGCCAGCGGTCCGGTGCTGGCCATCAACGATCAGGACATCGTCTGGCAATTGGCCCGACGGCCGAATTTCTCGACGCTGCTGGAGATGTGGATTTCCAGGACCATAGACGTCGAGGACGGGTCGCTGTTCGATCTCTACGCCTTGCCGTCACAGGGAAAGCTGAGGCTCAAAGCGTTGCCGAAGCTGGCGATCCTGCGCGACCTGCCAGCCGTCCTGTTCTCGCGACGGCAGATGACGAAACGAGCCGATCTGGCCGGGCGCAATCCCTTTGTCAGCGGTTCGAACAAGCAGGCGATCGAACATCACTACGACATTTCGAACGCCTTCTACCGGCTCTTCCTCGATGAGCGCATGGTCTACACCTGTGCCTATTTCACCGATTTCGCCAATGGCATCGACCAGGCGCAGCAGGACAAGCTCGACCATATCTGCCGCAAGCTGAGGCTGAAGCCGGGCGACCGGCTGCTCGACATCGGCTGCGGCTGGGGCGCGATGCTGATCCATGCCGCCAAGCATTATGGCGCCATCGGCCATGGCGTCTCGCTGTCGGAGGAGCAGACCCGTCTGGCGCGCGAGCGCATCAGCGCCGAGGGGCTGGAGGACAAGATCACCATCGACATCAAGTCCTATACCGAGCTCGACGGCAGTTATGACAAGATCTCGTCGATCGGCATGTTCGAGGCCGTCGGCCTCGCCAACCACGCCACCTATTTCTCGACCGTCCACCGGCTGCTGAAGCCGGGTGGCATCTATCTGCACCACGCCATCACAAGGCGCGGCAAGGGCGCCACGCGCAAGACGCTGCGCAAGGGCGCGGAATACAAGGCGCTGATCAAATACATCTTCCCCGGCGGCGAGGTCGACACGATCGGCATGACAACAGGCAATCTCGAGGCGCACGGCTTTCTCGTCGCCGACGTCGAGAATCTGCGTGAGCATTACGCCTGCACATGCAGGCTGTGGGCCGAGCGCCTGCATGCCCGCTTCGACGAGGCGATCGCCGAGGTCGGCGAACCCAAGGCGCGGCTCTGGCTGCTTTACCTGACCGGCTGTTCGATCACTTTCGATCGCGGTTCGGCGCAAATTTTCCAGACCGTCGTCACCAAGCGCGCGCGGGGCCAGAGCGGTCTGCCGCCGACGCGGGCCGATCTGTACCGGTAGTGCGAGACACGCTCGCGCCTTACTCGGCGATGCCAAGCGAGGCGATGTAAGCCGCCGAAGCGGGGATCTTGGACTTGTCCCTGATCTCGATGATGAGGCGCGGATTGCTTTCGAGTTTCGCCAGCGCGGCAAAGACCGAGCGCCATGGAAGCGTGCCTTCGCCGAGGCTCCAGTGACGATCGGCGTAGCCGTCGGCATCCTGCAAATGGATGTGCTGCAGGCGGTTGCCTGCAGCATGCACATAGTAATCTACCGGCGGAGCACCGGTCGAGCCATGGGCATAGTAGGCGTGGCCAGTGTCTATCGAGACGGCAACCGCAGGGGAGTTGAAGCTGTCGGCCAACGCCACGCGAATATGCGGATCCTTGTCCTCAATGTTCTCCAGGACCATCGTGCAGCCGATGTTCTCAGCCCGCCGGACGGCATCGCGCATCGTCAGATGGCAGTACTCGATTATTTTCTCCCGCTCGCCGGGATTGTTGTCGAGATTGTTATAGGACCAGGTCGTGTAGGGGCTGTGAACGACCATATGCGTCGCGCCGATGGCAGCGCAGACCTCGATACCCTGGATGAGACGTTTGCTGACGACACTACGGATATCGGGATCCTGCGAGGCAATGGTGAAGCCCCAGAAAGGCCCGTGAATGCCGAGCCGCCCTTCATGTCCGTCGAGGAGCTTGTTGGCGCGGGCGGCGAGCGGCGCCCAGTCGCCATTGAGGACGTCAGCCTCGGCGAAGCTCTGCAGTTCCAGGTCACGCTGCTTTTCGAACAGCCAGTCGCGATGGATTTCGAGGTCGTCGAGCGTCATGGCAGCGCCAAGAACGGGCAGGGAAGTCATAGGCACTCCGAGGGGTTTGATTTCAAGGTGTCGGGCGGCAAGACGGATCGCGCCGAGGGCTGTATGACGCCGTTTTCTGTCATGCGTATTACACGCTGTGCCAAGCCTCCAGGTGAGATGCAGGCGGCATGCCGCCGCAACGCGGCTCGGCGGGATCTAGACGAAGCGCATCGGCGCGCCGATCTCGACGCGGGCCGGCCGGTCGACCGTGCAATAGACACCGAGATTGTGCGCGTTGTGGCGGACCAGGTTGCGCAGGATACCGGGATCGTGCTCGAAGCCGTCCTGGCCGATGATGGTGAAGCCGCAGCGGCGGCATGGTTCGGAGATGGTCAGCAGCAGGTCGCCGATGGCGAACTTGCGGCCGATCCATTCGGTTTCGGGAAACGAGCCGTCGACCGCCGCCATATCCACGACGATGTTGGGACGGAAGCGGCGCGGGTCGGCGGCGCCATCCGGATGCAGCGCCTTCAGGCGCGCCAGCGAGGCCGTGGTCAAGAGATGGATCGGCGCCTTGGCATAGCGGGCCGCGGTGACCGGACCGGCGTAGGCCGGTGGCGCATTCTCCCGGCCGAACGGCCGGATCGAGGCAGCGAAGCCGAGATAGGCCGATATGGCGCGGTCGCATGCGGCGCCGGGTGCGCCTAGCCAGTCGCCGTCAGGGATGGCGATCTCCAGTTCGCGATCATTGGTCAGCCGGGTGCGGATGCGCGGCACCTTGTGCCATTTCGCCTCGCGGTCGGGCCGCGCGATCTCGTTGTCCGAGGTATCGACGAGGCCGAACATGCGGTCGCCCGCCATGCCCGCCGGTCCGACCACGACGGCGTCCTGACGCTCGCCGGCGAGCGAACTCGCCGGATAGCGCCAGAGCTCAGCAACGGTGCCGACATCATTCATTCCGCTGGTCTCTCTTTGGCCGGGCTTCCCCGCGACCCTGACCAGTCGTTTTCAGCCCTTCTTGTTCTGCCGGTTGGCGATGAGATCGTCAACGACGGCCGGATCGGCGAGTGTCGATGTATCGCCAAGGGCGGCAAAATCATCCTCGGCGATCTTGCGCAGGATGCGGCGCATGATCTTGCCTGAGCGCGTCTTGGGCAGGCCGGGCGAGAACTGGATCTTGTCGGGCGAGGCGATGGCGCCGATCTCCTTGCGGACATGGGCGACGAGCTCCTTGCGCAGCTCCTCGGTCGGCTCCACGCCCTTCATCAAGGTGACATAGCTGTAGATGCCCTGGCCCTTGATGTCGTGGGGATAGCCGACGACGGCGGCCTCGGAGACCTTGTCATGGCTGACCAGCGCCGATTCGACTTCGGCCGTGCCCATGCGATGGCCGGAGACGTTGATGACGTCGTCGACGCGACCGGTGATCCAGTAATAGCCATCGGCATCGCGCCGGCAGCCGTCGCCGGTGAAGTACTTACCCTTGTAGGTGGAGAAATAGGTCTGCACGAAACGGTCATGGTCGCCATAGACGGTGCGCATCTGGCCGGGCCAGGAATCGGTGATGCAGAGATTGCCGTCGGCCGCCCCTTCCAGCACCTTGCCTTCGCCGTCGACCAGCTGCGGCTTGACGCCGAAGAAGGGCCGCGTCGCCGAGCCTGCCTTGAGGTCGGTGGCGCCGGGCAGCGGCGTGATCAGGATGCCGCCGGTCTCGGTCTGCCACCAGGTGTCGACGATCGGCACCTTGCCGTTGCCGACGACGTTGAAATACCACTCCCAGGCCTCTGGATTGATCGGCTCGCCGACCGAGCCGAGCACGCGCAGCGATTTGCGCGAAGTCTTCGTCACCGGATCGTTCCCGGCGCCCATCAGTGCGCGCAGCGCCGTCGGCGCGGTGTAGAAGATGTTGACCTTGTGCTTGTCGATGACTTCCCAGAAGCGCGACTGCGACGGGTAATTCGGCACGCCTTCGAACATCAGAGTGGTGGCGCCGTTGGCGAGGGGGCCATAGACGATGTAGCTGTGGCCGGTGACCCAGCCGACATCGGCGGTACACCAGTAGATATCGCCGTCATGATAGTCGAAGACATATTGGTGCGTCATCGAGGCATAGACGAGATAGCCGGCGGTGGTGTGCAGGACGCCCTTCGGCTTGCCGGTCGAGCCTGAAGTGTAGAGGAGGAACAGCGGATCCTCCGCCTTCATCTTTTCAGGCTTGCACTCGGCCTTCACCGTCGCGACCTCGTCGTGGTACCAGACGTCACGGCCCGGCGCCCAGCCAATCTTGCCGCCGGTGCGGCGCACGACGACGACGTTCTTGACCATCACATGCTGCCTGGCGGCAATGTCGATGGCCTTGTCGGTGTTCTCCTTCAGCGGGATCGGCTTGCCGCCGCGCAGACCTTCATCCGATGTGATGACGAAGGTCGATTCGCAGTCGACGATGCGTCCGGCCAGTGCGTCGGGCGAGAAGCCGCCGAAGACGATCGAATGGATGGCGCCGATGCGCGTGCAGGCGAGCATCGCATAGGCGGCTTCCGGGATCATCGGCATATAGATGGTGACGCGGTCGCCCTTCTTGACGCCGTGCTTCTTCATCACATTGGCGAGCCGGCAGACATGCTCGTAGAGCTCGTTGTAGGTGATCTTCTTGTCGTCGTAGGGGTTGTCGCCTTCCCAGATGATGGCGGTCTGGTCACCGCGCTTCTTCAGGTGACGGTCGATGCAATTGTAGGAAACATTGGTCAGCCCGTCCTCGAACCACTTGATCGAGA from Mesorhizobium sp. NZP2077 encodes the following:
- a CDS encoding pilus assembly protein → MRNYGGLVHAVGGFARDRGGNFAVLFGFAASVLALAGGFSVNISQLYNARSSLQGVVDAAVTSTARDLTTGVIKEADANKAVQNFLVANSTAGILQPDQIVLDNLIVDKIAKTVEADVHVDVALFFPIFGMGDTKRVTASTTSLYSDKTIEVAMMLDVTGSMAGQKIKDLKTAAANAVDSFLGSQDPNKPRVRVSIVPYANSVNTGQLAASSVYVETNASQRKQAPGNASAQLASASPRPDNCATERKGADQYSEAGPDSSMVNRDYLLSSFAANTRTAACPVAALVPLTADAATLKNVIKDLVASGGTAGHIGVQWTWYMLSESWGSVLNASQRPAKADPKKVGKYAILMTDGEFNLSYFDATSVNEVYNDAGKETTRTAATKLCAAMRDKGIEIFTIGFKLDEANAATTLQTCASPDTGSVKHFYQAADGVELDTAFQTIARNIETLALTK
- a CDS encoding cyclopropane-fatty-acyl-phospholipid synthase family protein — protein: MDATERAARIVRTVIEALKPGFAVRLWTGERIGPASGPVLAINDQDIVWQLARRPNFSTLLEMWISRTIDVEDGSLFDLYALPSQGKLRLKALPKLAILRDLPAVLFSRRQMTKRADLAGRNPFVSGSNKQAIEHHYDISNAFYRLFLDERMVYTCAYFTDFANGIDQAQQDKLDHICRKLRLKPGDRLLDIGCGWGAMLIHAAKHYGAIGHGVSLSEEQTRLARERISAEGLEDKITIDIKSYTELDGSYDKISSIGMFEAVGLANHATYFSTVHRLLKPGGIYLHHAITRRGKGATRKTLRKGAEYKALIKYIFPGGEVDTIGMTTGNLEAHGFLVADVENLREHYACTCRLWAERLHARFDEAIAEVGEPKARLWLLYLTGCSITFDRGSAQIFQTVVTKRARGQSGLPPTRADLYR
- a CDS encoding sugar phosphate isomerase/epimerase family protein yields the protein MTSLPVLGAAMTLDDLEIHRDWLFEKQRDLELQSFAEADVLNGDWAPLAARANKLLDGHEGRLGIHGPFWGFTIASQDPDIRSVVSKRLIQGIEVCAAIGATHMVVHSPYTTWSYNNLDNNPGEREKIIEYCHLTMRDAVRRAENIGCTMVLENIEDKDPHIRVALADSFNSPAVAVSIDTGHAYYAHGSTGAPPVDYYVHAAGNRLQHIHLQDADGYADRHWSLGEGTLPWRSVFAALAKLESNPRLIIEIRDKSKIPASAAYIASLGIAE
- a CDS encoding MOSC domain-containing protein, whose translation is MNDVGTVAELWRYPASSLAGERQDAVVVGPAGMAGDRMFGLVDTSDNEIARPDREAKWHKVPRIRTRLTNDRELEIAIPDGDWLGAPGAACDRAISAYLGFAASIRPFGRENAPPAYAGPVTAARYAKAPIHLLTTASLARLKALHPDGAADPRRFRPNIVVDMAAVDGSFPETEWIGRKFAIGDLLLTISEPCRRCGFTIIGQDGFEHDPGILRNLVRHNAHNLGVYCTVDRPARVEIGAPMRFV
- the acs gene encoding acetate--CoA ligase, which codes for MSEVHVHRVQPAWKKNALINNDTYLKWYADSVKNPDKFWGKHGKRIDWFKPYSKVKNTSFDGKVSIKWFEDGLTNVSYNCIDRHLKKRGDQTAIIWEGDNPYDDKKITYNELYEHVCRLANVMKKHGVKKGDRVTIYMPMIPEAAYAMLACTRIGAIHSIVFGGFSPDALAGRIVDCESTFVITSDEGLRGGKPIPLKENTDKAIDIAARQHVMVKNVVVVRRTGGKIGWAPGRDVWYHDEVATVKAECKPEKMKAEDPLFLLYTSGSTGKPKGVLHTTAGYLVYASMTHQYVFDYHDGDIYWCTADVGWVTGHSYIVYGPLANGATTLMFEGVPNYPSQSRFWEVIDKHKVNIFYTAPTALRALMGAGNDPVTKTSRKSLRVLGSVGEPINPEAWEWYFNVVGNGKVPIVDTWWQTETGGILITPLPGATDLKAGSATRPFFGVKPQLVDGEGKVLEGAADGNLCITDSWPGQMRTVYGDHDRFVQTYFSTYKGKYFTGDGCRRDADGYYWITGRVDDVINVSGHRMGTAEVESALVSHDKVSEAAVVGYPHDIKGQGIYSYVTLMKGVEPTEELRKELVAHVRKEIGAIASPDKIQFSPGLPKTRSGKIMRRILRKIAEDDFAALGDTSTLADPAVVDDLIANRQNKKG